A single window of Periophthalmus magnuspinnatus isolate fPerMag1 chromosome 22, fPerMag1.2.pri, whole genome shotgun sequence DNA harbors:
- the mapre3a gene encoding microtubule-associated protein RP/EB family member 3a isoform X1, whose amino-acid sequence MRTTHGSGSYLNAAPRLQHSPATHRALNEDTMAVNILTTSVTVNNMSRHDMLAWVNDSLQLNYSKIEQLCSGAAYCQFMDYLFPGCLLLKKVKFQAKLEHEYIQNFKILQKAFQRMSVEKIISVERLVKGRFQDNFEFVQWFKTFFDANYTGQEYNPVAARQGQDMTPPPNPGQRPPATVKNMPTPQRVHYNSTRNTTPRNGLEAEIKLKEELSELTNNFEGLERERDFYFGKLRDIEVICQEHPSEPIMQQILDILYATEEGFAPPEEEVNPEEEY is encoded by the exons ATGCGCACTACTCACGGGAGCGGCTCATATCTAAACGCTGCACCTCGTCTCCAGCATTCCCCAGCTACGCACAGGGCTTTAAACGAAGACACA ATGGCTGTGAATATTTTAACCACTTCTGTGACGGTGAACAACATGAGCCGCCATGACATGTTGGCCTGGGTCAACGACTCTCTGCAGCTCAACTACTCCAAGATTGAACAGCTATGCTCAG ggGCAGCATACTGTCAATTTATGGATTATCTGTTCCCTGGATGCCTTCTTCTGAAGAAAGTCAAATTTCAAGCCAAACTGGAACACGAGTACATCCAGAACTTCAAAATCCTGCAGAAAGCCTTCCAGCGCATGTCTGTGGAGAAA ATCATTTCAGTGGAGCGGTTGGTAAAGGGCCGGTTCCAGGATAATTTTGAGTTTGTGCAGTGGTTCAAGACGTTTTTCGATGCCAACTACACCGGCCAGGAGTACAACCCGGTGGCAGCGAGACAGGGTCAAGATATGACCCCTCCTCCAAACCCAG gACAGAGACCCCCGGCCACAGTGAAAAACATGCCCACACCTCAGAGGGTCCACTACAACTCCACCAGGAACACCACCCCCCGGAACGGCCTGGAGGCAGAAATCAAGCTAAAGGAAGAG ttgTCAGAGCTGACGAACAATTTCGAgggactggagagagagagggactttTACTTTGGGAAACTGCGGGACATTGAGGTCATCTGTCAGGAACATCCCAGCGAACCAATCATGCAGCAGATCCTAGACATCCTGTATGCCACTGAG GAAGGCTTTGCTCCtccagaggaggaggtgaatcCTGAAGAGGAGTACTGA
- the mapre3a gene encoding microtubule-associated protein RP/EB family member 3a isoform X2 — protein MAVNILTTSVTVNNMSRHDMLAWVNDSLQLNYSKIEQLCSGAAYCQFMDYLFPGCLLLKKVKFQAKLEHEYIQNFKILQKAFQRMSVEKIISVERLVKGRFQDNFEFVQWFKTFFDANYTGQEYNPVAARQGQDMTPPPNPGDHYIHRAKRPTGQRPPATVKNMPTPQRVHYNSTRNTTPRNGLEAEIKLKEELSELTNNFEGLERERDFYFGKLRDIEVICQEHPSEPIMQQILDILYATEEGFAPPEEEVNPEEEY, from the exons ATGGCTGTGAATATTTTAACCACTTCTGTGACGGTGAACAACATGAGCCGCCATGACATGTTGGCCTGGGTCAACGACTCTCTGCAGCTCAACTACTCCAAGATTGAACAGCTATGCTCAG ggGCAGCATACTGTCAATTTATGGATTATCTGTTCCCTGGATGCCTTCTTCTGAAGAAAGTCAAATTTCAAGCCAAACTGGAACACGAGTACATCCAGAACTTCAAAATCCTGCAGAAAGCCTTCCAGCGCATGTCTGTGGAGAAA ATCATTTCAGTGGAGCGGTTGGTAAAGGGCCGGTTCCAGGATAATTTTGAGTTTGTGCAGTGGTTCAAGACGTTTTTCGATGCCAACTACACCGGCCAGGAGTACAACCCGGTGGCAGCGAGACAGGGTCAAGATATGACCCCTCCTCCAAACCCAGGTGATCACTACATCCACAGAGCAAAGAGGCCAACAG gACAGAGACCCCCGGCCACAGTGAAAAACATGCCCACACCTCAGAGGGTCCACTACAACTCCACCAGGAACACCACCCCCCGGAACGGCCTGGAGGCAGAAATCAAGCTAAAGGAAGAG ttgTCAGAGCTGACGAACAATTTCGAgggactggagagagagagggactttTACTTTGGGAAACTGCGGGACATTGAGGTCATCTGTCAGGAACATCCCAGCGAACCAATCATGCAGCAGATCCTAGACATCCTGTATGCCACTGAG GAAGGCTTTGCTCCtccagaggaggaggtgaatcCTGAAGAGGAGTACTGA